The following proteins are encoded in a genomic region of Cuculus canorus isolate bCucCan1 chromosome 21, bCucCan1.pri, whole genome shotgun sequence:
- the MRPS16 gene encoding 28S ribosomal protein S16, mitochondrial, translating to MVQLGSRLLKGYRGGHVVIRFALGGCTNRPFYRLVAAHSRRARDGKYLEQLGCLDPLPNSHGEKVVGLNLERLRYWLGCGAQLSRPAEKLLGLAGFLPLHPMTVTGAERLRQRAQQPSAP from the exons ATGGTGCAGCTGG GCAGCCGCCTCCTGAAGGGCTACCGCGGCGGGCACGTCGTTATCCGCTTCGCCCTCGGAGGCTGCACCAACCGCCCCTTCTATCGCCTCGTGGCGGCGCACAGCAGGCGGGCCCGCGACGGGAAGTACCTGGAGCAGCTCGGCTGCCTCGACCCGCTGCCCAACTCGCACGGCGAGAAGGTGGTGGGGCTCAACCTGGAGCGGCTGCGCTACTGGCTGGGCTGCGGCGCGCAGCTATCCCGGCCCGCCGAGAAGCTGTTGG GTCTGGCCGGGTTCCTGCCCCTCCACCCCATGACGGTGACCGGCGCCGAGAGGCTGCGGCAGCGAGCACAGCAGCCTTCTGCGCCCTGA